A genome region from Thalassotalea euphylliae includes the following:
- the acs gene encoding acetate--CoA ligase has translation MTTTKPNDLFHPSAEVVAQANVQDYEETYLRSIEDREGFWAEQADTLSWYKKWDSVLDESNAPFYKWFDGGEINIVDNAIDRHLNNANRNKMAIIWEGENGQVRNFSYNGLNREVCQFANVLKSMGVSKGDIVTIYMPQIPELVFAMLACAKIGAVHSVVYGGFSTEALASRIDDAQSRVLITADGGWRRGKAIDLKSIANDAMMRSPSIEVCICVKNNELDVEMEPTRDFWLHDLKALPIASSKCETEQTSAEDPLFILYTSGTTGKPKGMLHTHGGYAVYTSTTHRMAFDIKPQDRWWCAADPGWITGHSYIVYGPLINGATIMLYEGAPNYPYPNRWWQIIENYGINILYTSPTAIRGLMRFGDRWPQKHDLSSLRLLGSVGEPINPEAWRWYHHVIGQDKCPIIDTWWQTETGGFMICPLPITPLKPGSATKPFFGNEMTIVDDDGNEVAANEEGKLVISNPWPGMARTIFKDPERYQDLYWKQTDDGSWRYLAGDSAKKDEDGYIWVIGRMDEVLKVSGYRLGTAEIESALVSHPEVSEAAAVGLPHELKGNAIHTYVILKQGIAPSKDLALALKEHVAHEMGKIATPEAVEFVESLPKTRSGKIMRRVLKARALGQDEGDLSTLEE, from the coding sequence ATGACGACAACTAAGCCAAATGACTTATTTCACCCGAGCGCAGAGGTGGTTGCCCAAGCGAACGTTCAAGATTACGAAGAAACTTATCTGCGCTCAATTGAAGATCGCGAAGGCTTTTGGGCAGAGCAAGCCGACACCCTAAGCTGGTATAAAAAGTGGGATAGTGTGTTAGATGAGTCTAACGCGCCATTTTACAAGTGGTTTGATGGTGGTGAGATTAATATCGTCGACAACGCCATCGACCGTCACCTTAATAACGCCAATCGCAATAAGATGGCAATTATTTGGGAAGGTGAGAACGGCCAAGTGCGCAATTTTTCCTACAACGGCTTAAACCGTGAAGTTTGCCAATTCGCCAATGTGCTAAAAAGCATGGGCGTGAGCAAAGGCGATATCGTGACCATTTACATGCCTCAAATACCTGAGTTGGTTTTTGCCATGCTCGCCTGCGCCAAAATTGGTGCCGTGCATTCAGTGGTTTACGGTGGTTTTAGTACCGAAGCCTTGGCATCGCGCATTGATGATGCGCAATCACGCGTATTGATCACTGCCGACGGTGGCTGGCGTCGCGGTAAAGCGATTGACCTAAAATCTATCGCTAACGATGCCATGATGCGTTCACCCAGCATTGAAGTCTGTATTTGCGTCAAAAATAACGAGCTTGATGTGGAAATGGAACCAACCCGCGATTTTTGGTTGCACGACTTAAAAGCACTACCTATCGCCAGCAGCAAGTGTGAAACTGAGCAAACTTCGGCGGAAGATCCGCTCTTTATTCTTTATACCTCAGGCACTACAGGTAAACCTAAAGGCATGCTACATACCCATGGTGGCTACGCCGTTTACACTTCGACCACCCATCGCATGGCGTTTGATATTAAGCCGCAAGACCGCTGGTGGTGTGCTGCTGATCCCGGCTGGATAACGGGTCACAGCTATATTGTTTATGGACCACTGATTAATGGCGCCACTATTATGTTGTACGAAGGTGCGCCCAACTACCCTTACCCAAATCGTTGGTGGCAAATTATTGAAAACTACGGCATCAATATTTTGTACACCTCACCGACAGCAATTCGCGGTCTAATGCGCTTCGGTGATCGCTGGCCGCAAAAACATGATTTATCTAGCTTGCGTTTACTCGGCAGCGTTGGTGAGCCGATTAACCCAGAAGCGTGGCGCTGGTATCACCATGTCATTGGTCAAGATAAATGCCCAATCATCGATACTTGGTGGCAAACCGAAACTGGCGGTTTTATGATTTGCCCACTGCCAATTACGCCATTAAAACCTGGCTCGGCCACTAAACCTTTCTTTGGCAATGAAATGACCATTGTTGATGACGATGGTAATGAAGTCGCTGCCAATGAAGAAGGCAAGTTAGTCATTAGCAACCCTTGGCCGGGTATGGCACGCACCATCTTTAAAGACCCTGAACGCTACCAAGATCTGTACTGGAAGCAAACTGACGACGGCAGTTGGCGGTACCTTGCGGGCGATAGCGCGAAAAAAGATGAAGACGGCTATATCTGGGTCATTGGCCGTATGGATGAAGTACTTAAAGTCAGTGGTTATCGCTTAGGTACTGCAGAAATTGAAAGTGCCTTAGTCAGTCACCCAGAAGTGAGTGAAGCCGCAGCCGTTGGCCTACCACACGAGCTAAAAGGCAACGCCATTCACACTTATGTCATTTTGAAGCAAGGGATTGCACCATCAAAAGACCTAGCACTAGCGCTCAAAGAACATGTCGCTCATGAAATGGGCAAAATCGCGACGCCAGAAGCGGTTGAGTTCGTGGAAAGTTTACCTAAAACGCGCTCTGGCAAAATTATGCGCCGCGTCCTTAAAGCCCGTGCGTTAGGGCAAGATGAAGGTGACCTTAGTACCTTAGAAGAATAG
- a CDS encoding DcaP family trimeric outer membrane transporter, translating to MKTSNKSLLVAGILAASSQANAGFEIKITDKDSLTFGGYIKLDARYVDGNVNSITNDYWVGAGNVGDISRFSFRATETRFNTKYVHGDITGFIEMDFHGGGGNEIVSNSSNPRIRHAFIKYKDFLVGQTWSTFVNTSALAEAADFAGPLNSVAFIRQGQIRYTYGGLQVAIENPESDRGDSSQDSVPDVIAKYTFSGDWGNVTVAGLARQLNTVGGNSESAFGYGIAGKVKTFGRDDIRFQFHGGETGRYVGVVAARDLVGEEVEESTSFMVAYRHFWVDDYRTNVFYGKTTTDVADAKRIHWGINIFNNFTKQLSWGFEVGNFEQKDSNADSDYAQFSVKYVL from the coding sequence ATGAAAACGTCTAACAAGTCACTACTCGTGGCAGGCATTCTTGCGGCCTCATCACAGGCAAACGCAGGGTTTGAAATAAAAATTACTGACAAAGATAGCCTGACATTCGGCGGCTATATCAAACTCGACGCAAGGTATGTCGATGGCAACGTTAACAGTATTACCAATGACTATTGGGTCGGCGCAGGTAATGTTGGTGATATTTCAAGATTTAGTTTTAGAGCAACGGAAACGCGTTTCAATACGAAGTATGTTCACGGCGATATTACCGGCTTTATTGAAATGGACTTTCACGGTGGTGGTGGCAACGAAATTGTCTCTAACTCATCGAACCCTCGTATTCGTCACGCTTTCATTAAGTACAAAGATTTCTTAGTAGGGCAAACTTGGTCAACCTTTGTTAACACCAGTGCCCTGGCGGAAGCTGCTGATTTTGCCGGCCCACTCAACTCTGTTGCCTTTATCCGCCAAGGGCAAATTCGATACACCTATGGTGGCTTGCAAGTGGCCATTGAAAACCCAGAATCCGATCGCGGTGACTCTAGCCAAGATTCTGTACCTGATGTTATCGCCAAATACACCTTCTCGGGCGACTGGGGTAATGTGACAGTAGCTGGGCTAGCACGTCAGCTTAATACGGTTGGCGGTAACTCAGAATCTGCCTTTGGTTATGGTATTGCGGGTAAAGTAAAAACCTTTGGTCGCGACGACATTAGATTCCAGTTCCATGGCGGCGAAACAGGTCGTTACGTTGGTGTTGTTGCCGCCCGTGACCTCGTTGGCGAAGAAGTAGAAGAGTCCACTTCCTTTATGGTTGCCTACCGTCACTTTTGGGTTGATGACTACCGTACCAACGTATTCTATGGCAAAACAACCACAGATGTTGCCGACGCTAAGCGTATTCACTGGGGTATCAATATTTTTAACAACTTTACTAAGCAACTTTCGTGGGGGTTTGAAGTAGGTAACTTTGAACAAAAAGATTCAAATGCAGACTCTGACTACGCGCAGTTTTCGGTGAAATACGTGCTTTAA
- a CDS encoding sel1 repeat family protein has protein sequence MNKLASIFLGLAISSTSVFASANNANLIEVDTYKAEYQSALDLYKAKDYEKALSALEIVAKRGEKQAQYILGTMYLNSQGTEQDLLKSYAWLSVANEQKSKHWKKPLAMLDKKLPADYLALAKEQAKDYQAQYGAKAQKMKCRNTKTLGSKKPTHLCTKTEVKDGFYYASNQALAAN, from the coding sequence ATGAACAAATTAGCCAGCATCTTTTTAGGTTTAGCTATCAGCAGCACATCTGTATTTGCCAGTGCTAACAATGCCAATTTGATTGAAGTCGATACTTACAAAGCCGAATACCAATCAGCATTAGATTTATACAAAGCGAAAGACTACGAAAAAGCGTTATCAGCATTAGAAATAGTAGCTAAGCGCGGTGAAAAACAAGCTCAATATATTTTGGGTACTATGTATTTAAACAGCCAAGGCACAGAGCAAGATTTACTGAAAAGCTACGCGTGGTTATCCGTTGCTAATGAGCAAAAGTCTAAACATTGGAAGAAACCTCTAGCCATGCTAGATAAAAAATTACCAGCAGATTATTTAGCCTTAGCAAAAGAGCAGGCAAAAGATTATCAAGCTCAGTACGGTGCGAAAGCACAGAAAATGAAATGCCGTAATACCAAAACCTTAGGTTCGAAAAAGCCAACGCACTTATGTACAAAAACAGAAGTAAAAGACGGCTTTTACTACGCTAGTAACCAAGCGCTAGCTGCTAACTAA
- a CDS encoding YdcH family protein: MFNEKHDLHHEFPEFKDAIRHLKMNDAHFARLFKEYHELDHEVIRIEQGVENTSDEYLEQQKKQRLHLKDALFTMLKKHESDVATA; encoded by the coding sequence ATGTTTAATGAAAAGCACGATTTGCATCATGAATTTCCTGAGTTTAAAGACGCTATCCGCCATTTGAAGATGAATGATGCTCATTTTGCGCGCTTATTTAAGGAATACCACGAGCTTGATCACGAGGTGATTCGCATTGAGCAGGGAGTTGAAAATACCTCGGATGAATATTTAGAGCAGCAGAAAAAGCAACGCTTACACTTGAAAGATGCCTTATTTACCATGCTGAAAAAGCATGAGTCTGATGTAGCTACGGCCTAA
- a CDS encoding GNAT family N-acetyltransferase, producing MNGYRISCQLNEMDFEVIHGFISSSYWAKGMPATTLHKALANSLCFAVLNQQDQTLAFARVITDKATFAYLADVFVRESERGKGLSKYLVEHIVSHEDLQGLRRFMLATQDAHSLYEKFGFNSVDENESKSLMQIRDPDVYLAN from the coding sequence ATGAATGGCTATCGTATTAGTTGCCAATTAAATGAGATGGATTTTGAGGTCATACACGGTTTTATCTCAAGCAGTTATTGGGCAAAAGGAATGCCAGCAACAACATTACACAAAGCGCTAGCTAATTCGCTGTGCTTTGCAGTGCTTAACCAACAAGACCAAACGCTCGCTTTTGCGCGAGTGATCACTGATAAAGCCACGTTTGCTTATCTAGCAGATGTCTTTGTGCGGGAAAGTGAACGTGGTAAAGGCTTAAGCAAGTACCTTGTTGAACATATCGTTAGCCATGAGGATTTACAGGGACTGCGTCGTTTTATGCTAGCAACGCAAGACGCACATAGCTTATACGAAAAGTTTGGCTTTAATTCTGTTGATGAAAACGAGTCAAAATCTTTGATGCAAATTCGTGATCCTGACGTTTATTTAGCCAATTGA
- a CDS encoding Tex family protein has translation MSQIAHQIARELQVKPAQVNAAIQLLDDGATVPFIARYRKEATQGLDDGHLRNLSTRLVYLRELAERRQVVLTNIEQQGKLTDTLRQAIEQADNKTRLEDLYLPYKPKRRTKGQIAIEAGLAPLADQLFADLNLVPEQAAQAFLTANEENVDKGFTTSEEVLAGVVSIWAERSGEDAELLAKLRSHLKKQAYLVSKVVKAKQHEAAKYRDYFAHHEVLTKVPAHRMLAMLRGKNEGFLRLSIDVDPNSDSKSYCSAHDVIAQHFGLRLSNQAAAKFIGTLIQQVWKTKLSGQFETEFFGALREQAELASIKVFASNLTDLLMAAPAGAKVTMGIDPGLRTGCKVAVIDETGKLVQTATIYPHAPQNNWDKSMRTLVNLARQQKVELIAIGNGTGSRETDKLVGEVIAAFEQHKPTKVMVSEAGASVYSASELAAAEFPELDVSIRGAVSIARRLQDPLAELVKIDPKAIGVGQYQHDVSQSALTASLDDVIEDCVNAVGVDVNSASPSLLARVAGLTKTIAQNIVDYRDQHGRFSDRRQLLKVARLGPKAFEQAAGFLRIREGDNKLDNTGVHPESYPVVEAIIRQLQTQVDELVANQTLLSQANYQNLPANTVGELTFNDIIDELNKPGRDPRPEFKVAQFKEGVESLADLKPGMILEGVISNVANFGAFVDIGVHQDGLVHISALTNKFVSDPREVVKAGDVVKVKVLECDVERKRINLTMRLDDEVKSAGKGQAGNAVHHAQPSRKHQGNPNGKPQHKAGSAKHKPRKEKAPANAAMGNAFADAFAKLKK, from the coding sequence ATGAGCCAGATTGCTCACCAAATCGCCCGCGAACTGCAAGTCAAACCAGCGCAAGTCAACGCGGCTATTCAATTGTTAGATGATGGCGCAACTGTGCCTTTTATTGCCCGTTACCGTAAGGAAGCAACGCAAGGTTTAGACGATGGTCATTTGCGCAACCTGTCTACTCGACTAGTCTACTTGCGCGAGTTGGCAGAGCGTCGCCAAGTAGTGTTAACCAATATTGAGCAGCAAGGTAAATTAACCGATACCTTGCGCCAAGCCATCGAGCAAGCTGACAACAAAACCCGACTGGAAGATTTGTACCTACCGTACAAGCCAAAACGCCGCACTAAAGGGCAGATTGCTATTGAAGCAGGGCTCGCGCCGTTAGCGGATCAACTTTTTGCTGATCTCAATTTAGTGCCAGAGCAAGCGGCGCAAGCTTTTCTCACTGCTAACGAAGAGAATGTCGATAAAGGTTTTACCACTAGCGAAGAAGTGTTAGCTGGCGTGGTGAGTATTTGGGCAGAGCGCAGCGGTGAAGATGCTGAGCTACTGGCGAAACTGCGTAGTCATCTGAAAAAACAAGCATACTTAGTCAGCAAAGTGGTCAAAGCCAAACAGCATGAAGCGGCGAAATATCGTGATTACTTTGCTCATCATGAAGTACTCACTAAAGTACCTGCGCATCGTATGTTAGCTATGCTACGTGGTAAGAACGAAGGTTTCTTGCGCTTAAGCATTGATGTTGACCCAAACAGTGATAGTAAAAGTTACTGCTCAGCACACGATGTGATTGCTCAGCATTTTGGTTTGCGTTTATCAAATCAAGCGGCGGCAAAGTTTATTGGCACATTAATCCAACAAGTTTGGAAAACCAAGTTATCAGGGCAGTTTGAAACCGAGTTTTTTGGTGCCTTGCGCGAGCAAGCCGAGCTTGCTTCAATCAAAGTATTTGCCAGCAACTTAACTGATTTATTGATGGCAGCACCAGCTGGTGCAAAAGTGACTATGGGCATTGACCCTGGGCTGCGCACAGGCTGTAAAGTGGCGGTCATTGATGAAACCGGCAAGCTCGTACAAACCGCGACGATTTACCCACATGCACCGCAAAATAATTGGGATAAATCAATGCGTACACTGGTGAACTTAGCGCGTCAGCAAAAAGTTGAGCTGATCGCCATTGGTAATGGCACCGGCTCGCGAGAAACTGACAAACTTGTCGGTGAAGTGATCGCGGCGTTTGAACAGCACAAACCAACTAAAGTGATGGTGAGCGAAGCAGGCGCTTCTGTGTACTCAGCATCAGAGCTGGCGGCGGCTGAATTCCCTGAATTAGATGTTTCTATTCGTGGCGCGGTTTCTATTGCTCGTCGCTTGCAAGATCCCTTAGCAGAGTTGGTTAAAATTGATCCGAAAGCCATAGGTGTGGGGCAATATCAGCATGATGTCAGCCAAAGCGCATTAACGGCATCGCTTGATGATGTGATTGAAGATTGCGTAAATGCGGTCGGGGTTGATGTCAACAGTGCCTCGCCATCATTGCTTGCACGGGTAGCGGGCTTAACCAAAACTATCGCGCAGAATATTGTTGATTATCGTGATCAGCACGGTCGCTTTAGCGATCGCCGTCAACTATTAAAAGTAGCGCGTTTAGGGCCGAAAGCGTTTGAGCAAGCGGCAGGCTTTTTGCGTATTCGTGAAGGTGACAACAAGCTAGATAATACCGGGGTTCACCCAGAGAGTTACCCTGTGGTTGAAGCCATTATTCGCCAATTACAAACCCAAGTTGATGAGCTGGTTGCCAACCAGACCTTGTTATCACAGGCCAATTATCAAAATCTGCCAGCTAATACCGTGGGTGAGTTAACGTTTAACGATATTATCGACGAGTTAAACAAGCCCGGTCGTGACCCGCGCCCAGAATTTAAAGTGGCGCAGTTTAAAGAAGGGGTTGAAAGCCTTGCCGATCTTAAGCCGGGTATGATACTCGAAGGCGTGATTTCAAACGTTGCTAACTTTGGTGCTTTTGTTGATATTGGCGTCCACCAAGATGGTTTAGTGCATATTTCAGCACTGACTAACAAGTTTGTTAGCGATCCGCGTGAGGTAGTGAAAGCGGGCGATGTGGTTAAAGTGAAAGTGTTGGAGTGTGATGTTGAGCGCAAGCGTATTAACCTTACCATGCGCTTAGATGATGAAGTTAAAAGTGCAGGTAAGGGGCAGGCAGGTAACGCGGTTCATCACGCGCAACCTAGCCGTAAACATCAGGGTAACCCAAATGGCAAACCACAGCATAAAGCAGGTAGTGCAAAGCATAAGCCACGCAAAGAAAAGGCTCCCGCAAATGCTGCGATGGGTAATGCCTTTGCTGATGCATTTGCCAAATTAAAAAAATAA
- the dbpA gene encoding ATP-dependent RNA helicase DbpA encodes MQSAKFSTLPLKKPLLTNLDTLGYVEMTDIQAQSLPLILAGQDVIGQAKTGSGKTASFALGLLNKLDVKKFRVQSLVLCPTRELADQVAKEIRQLARAIHNIKVLTLCGGMPIGPQIGSLEHGAHIIVGTPGRIEDHLSKGRLDLTHLNMLVLDEADRMLEMGFQQSLDAIIDYCPVVKQSLLFSATFPDKIKAIASRYLRKPEHIKVESVHQTSTIEQVFYQVDSNDDRLEAVRRLLLAHNPASTVIFCNTKAAVQTVEQGLRDFGFSVLALHGDLEQRERNETLIRFANKSALVLIATDVAARGLDIDELEAVINYDITPDPEVHVHRIGRTGRAGEKGIACSIYCDKDTRRIADIETYQQITINTLPLPDSSVLDQSPAKANMTTLQIDGGKKHKLRPGDIVGGLTGKTGIAGDQIGKIQVLDVKAYVAVGNKVAKAALKKISDGKMKGRNFRARILR; translated from the coding sequence TTGCAGTCAGCCAAGTTCTCAACCTTGCCGTTGAAAAAACCATTGTTAACTAATTTAGACACCTTAGGCTATGTCGAAATGACCGACATTCAAGCGCAAAGCTTACCGCTGATTTTGGCGGGCCAAGATGTGATTGGCCAAGCCAAAACGGGCTCAGGTAAAACCGCCTCATTTGCACTAGGGTTGCTGAATAAGCTGGATGTGAAAAAGTTTCGCGTACAAAGTTTGGTGTTGTGTCCAACTCGTGAACTTGCCGATCAGGTGGCAAAAGAAATTCGCCAACTGGCACGTGCGATCCACAATATTAAAGTGCTGACTTTATGTGGTGGCATGCCGATAGGCCCACAAATTGGCTCGTTAGAGCATGGCGCGCATATTATTGTTGGCACGCCGGGTCGCATCGAAGATCACCTTAGCAAAGGGCGATTGGATTTAACACATTTGAATATGCTGGTGCTCGATGAAGCAGATCGCATGTTAGAAATGGGCTTTCAACAATCACTCGATGCGATTATTGATTATTGCCCTGTGGTCAAACAGTCGCTGCTGTTCAGTGCCACTTTCCCTGACAAGATCAAGGCAATTGCGAGTCGATATTTACGCAAACCTGAGCATATTAAGGTGGAGTCGGTGCACCAAACTAGCACCATTGAACAAGTGTTTTATCAGGTGGACAGTAATGATGACCGATTAGAGGCGGTAAGGCGCTTGCTGCTTGCCCATAATCCAGCCTCAACCGTGATTTTTTGCAATACCAAAGCCGCGGTACAAACCGTAGAGCAGGGGCTGCGTGATTTTGGCTTTAGCGTACTCGCGCTGCATGGCGATTTAGAGCAGCGCGAGCGCAATGAAACCTTGATCCGTTTCGCTAATAAAAGCGCCTTAGTGCTGATTGCTACCGATGTTGCTGCCCGAGGCTTGGATATTGATGAACTTGAAGCGGTGATTAATTACGATATTACGCCAGATCCAGAAGTGCATGTGCATCGCATTGGCCGCACAGGGCGCGCTGGCGAAAAGGGTATTGCCTGTTCAATTTATTGTGACAAAGACACACGCCGCATCGCCGATATTGAAACCTATCAGCAAATCACCATTAATACTTTGCCGCTGCCCGATAGTAGTGTACTAGACCAATCGCCCGCGAAAGCAAACATGACCACATTACAAATTGATGGCGGTAAAAAGCATAAGTTGCGCCCTGGCGATATTGTCGGGGGCCTAACGGGGAAAACAGGTATTGCTGGCGATCAAATTGGCAAAATTCAGGTATTGGATGTTAAGGCCTACGTGGCGGTTGGCAACAAAGTCGCTAAGGCGGCGCTGAAAAAAATTAGCGACGGCAAAATGAAAGGCCGTAATTTTCGTGCCCGCATTTTGCGCTAG
- a CDS encoding NYN domain-containing protein: MIKTAIFVDVQNIYYTTRQIYGRQFNYRAFWQQLSQGHDIQLANAYAIQRSDDQQHKFQTALKHIGFNVKLKPFIQRADGSAKGDWDVGITIDIMEAAAELGVDKVILLSGDGDFDLLMHHIRDKHQVTTQVFGVEQLTANTLVNAVDSFTAIDDNLLL; encoded by the coding sequence ATGATAAAAACCGCGATTTTCGTTGACGTACAAAATATCTACTACACTACTCGCCAAATTTATGGCCGTCAGTTTAACTATCGCGCATTTTGGCAGCAGCTTAGCCAAGGCCACGATATTCAGCTCGCCAATGCCTATGCAATACAGCGCAGTGATGATCAGCAACACAAATTCCAAACAGCACTAAAACACATAGGTTTTAACGTCAAACTCAAGCCCTTTATTCAGCGGGCAGATGGCAGTGCCAAAGGCGATTGGGATGTCGGCATTACCATAGATATCATGGAAGCCGCGGCTGAACTTGGGGTTGATAAAGTGATCTTATTATCCGGCGATGGCGACTTTGATTTACTGATGCACCATATTCGCGATAAACATCAAGTGACAACCCAAGTGTTTGGCGTTGAGCAACTAACCGCCAATACCCTAGTTAATGCGGTTGATAGCTTTACCGCAATTGATGATAATTTACTGTTATAA
- the greB gene encoding transcription elongation factor GreB, translated as MRKSNYITREGYERLDRELKYLWKDERPKVTKAVSEAAALGDRSENAEYIYGKKRLREIDRRVRFLSKRLEDLQIVYPEKQQEGKVFFGAWVKLIDEDDNEFTYRLVGVDEWDVKKGEISIDSPVARALIGKQVDDEVVVKTPEGERYLEVIEIWYK; from the coding sequence ATGCGAAAATCAAATTACATTACCCGTGAAGGCTATGAACGCCTTGATCGCGAACTGAAATACCTGTGGAAAGACGAGCGCCCAAAAGTGACCAAAGCGGTTTCTGAGGCCGCAGCACTGGGTGATCGCAGTGAAAATGCCGAATATATCTATGGCAAAAAACGCCTCAGAGAAATTGACCGCCGCGTGCGCTTTCTAAGTAAACGCCTTGAAGACCTGCAAATCGTTTACCCTGAAAAACAGCAAGAAGGCAAAGTGTTCTTTGGCGCTTGGGTCAAGCTGATTGATGAAGACGATAACGAGTTTACCTATCGCCTTGTCGGAGTTGATGAATGGGACGTTAAAAAAGGCGAAATTAGCATTGATTCACCCGTCGCCCGCGCATTGATCGGCAAACAAGTTGATGATGAAGTGGTAGTTAAAACCCCCGAAGGCGAACGTTATCTCGAAGTGATCGAAATCTGGTATAAGTAA
- a CDS encoding CIA30 family protein — MKFFKVLVLLAAFPSLVLANDILFDNIETKHWQTINDSVMGGISTSRFYHEFGYGVFEGDVSLANNGGFASIRRVISPDFSNGGVVRLVVKGDGRKYQFRLKTHDVYQGAAYVAEFTTKPNQWQQLSFTEDDFRPRFRGRDIQDAPPLKFGDAIQVGLLIGDKTAGKFKLQVQAIEVLEAI; from the coding sequence ATGAAATTTTTCAAGGTACTTGTTTTGCTTGCAGCATTTCCGTCACTAGTTTTAGCGAATGACATCCTTTTTGACAATATCGAAACCAAGCATTGGCAGACCATTAACGACTCTGTGATGGGCGGTATTTCTACCAGTCGTTTTTACCATGAATTTGGTTATGGCGTGTTTGAAGGTGATGTGTCACTGGCAAATAACGGCGGTTTTGCCTCGATCAGGCGTGTTATTTCACCAGATTTCAGCAACGGGGGCGTGGTTCGCTTGGTTGTAAAAGGTGACGGCCGCAAATATCAATTCCGGCTCAAGACGCACGACGTTTATCAAGGTGCTGCCTACGTTGCCGAGTTCACCACCAAACCCAACCAATGGCAACAACTCAGCTTTACCGAAGATGATTTTAGGCCACGCTTTCGTGGACGCGATATTCAAGATGCACCACCACTTAAATTTGGCGATGCCATACAAGTTGGCTTGTTAATTGGCGATAAAACCGCGGGCAAGTTCAAACTGCAAGTGCAAGCCATTGAAGTGCTTGAAGCTATCTAA
- a CDS encoding TIGR02450 family Trp-rich protein: MNQVAPRKLLHSKWTHTQPVNKEKHFAVTKVEFDEDGKVILCELQAVMSKRIQAINWRDLKDSTTWRQGWQ; encoded by the coding sequence ATGAATCAAGTTGCACCACGTAAGTTGCTCCATTCGAAATGGACGCACACCCAACCTGTGAATAAAGAAAAGCACTTTGCCGTGACTAAGGTTGAATTTGATGAAGACGGCAAAGTAATCCTTTGTGAACTGCAAGCGGTGATGAGTAAACGCATTCAAGCGATTAATTGGCGCGATCTAAAAGACTCAACAACATGGCGTCAGGGTTGGCAGTAA
- a CDS encoding flavin reductase family protein, translating into MKTFEHDDLNNLEHRYRARLINSLSGFKSANLIGSQDADGQLNLAIVSSVVHLGANPPLIGLIMRPNSVPRHTFSNITETGLFTVNQVSAEFWQAAHQTSARYAQEQSEFDLVGLSAEFLADFDAPFVGESQLKYGVKLIDIKPIEANNTEFIIGEIQQIHVAENALRADGYLDIETIETVAISGLDSYHVTQRLSRLSYAKPDKPVSNLTLDGQQSAPFDGQFAIVEN; encoded by the coding sequence ATGAAAACATTTGAACATGATGATTTAAACAATTTAGAGCACAGGTACCGCGCTCGACTGATCAACAGCTTGTCTGGCTTTAAGAGTGCTAATCTTATTGGCTCACAAGACGCTGACGGTCAGCTAAATCTCGCTATTGTTAGTTCAGTTGTTCATTTAGGAGCAAACCCGCCACTCATTGGGTTAATCATGCGCCCAAACTCAGTGCCACGCCATACCTTTTCAAATATCACTGAAACTGGCCTGTTTACCGTTAACCAAGTGTCAGCAGAATTTTGGCAAGCAGCACATCAAACTTCAGCGCGTTATGCACAAGAGCAAAGTGAATTTGATTTAGTCGGCCTGAGCGCTGAGTTTCTTGCCGATTTCGACGCCCCTTTTGTTGGTGAAAGTCAGCTAAAATATGGTGTTAAGTTAATTGATATTAAGCCAATTGAAGCCAACAACACGGAATTTATTATTGGTGAAATACAACAAATTCACGTAGCTGAAAATGCCCTACGAGCTGATGGTTATCTCGATATTGAAACCATTGAAACAGTGGCTATTTCAGGGTTAGATAGTTACCACGTTACTCAAAGGCTATCGCGTTTAAGCTATGCCAAACCTGATAAACCAGTGAGTAACCTAACGCTAGATGGCCAACAATCGGCACCATTTGATGGGCAATTTGCGATTGTCGAAAACTAA